GACCTAAGGCCATGTTCGTTTTATCACGCCTTTAAGCCGCACGATTTTTCATTTCACCCACAACCGTCCCTGTCTCGCTAAATTCAAAGTCGCCAGCAACAGTAACATCACCAAGCCGGAACCTGTGGCGGCGAGGAAATAGCCTAAAAACAGTAAACGCTGTTCGGCAATCAAATGGAAACCGCAGCCCGTCATTGCCGCCAAACCGAACGAGAAACCCCAAAAGCTGGGGCTGAATCCTTGCTCCAGCATCCAAGGCAGAAGGCGCAGCAGCAACAGGAATTGCAGGCAGCCGTAGCCGATTAGAAGCAGCGAGAAGGTATCGATGTGTCCGCCTGATGCAGCAAAATAGGCGCCGCAGCCGACAAAAGCGGGCGCAAGCTGAATGCCGACAATACCGCGCACAGGGGCGTTGACGGGTGTGCCGGTGCGCAAACGGCTCAATATGGCAGCTTCCAAGCTAAGCCATGAAAACAGTCCCGCGCCCAAAAACAGCCAGGCGTAATCGGACCAACCCAATACCGCCATTGCGGTCGCGCTGACAAAATTGGTGGCAACGGTGGGCAGGTAAACAATCGGCGTGGTGGCATCGAGGGTATGGACGCCGCGCCACAAGCCGCCTGCGCGGTACATGGCAAATGCCAACTGTCCCGCCGTTCCCAGCAAAATCAATCCTTTTGCCAGTAGCGTTTGGTAGGGCAGTGCCGCCAAACCTGCCAGCATCGTGGTAATCGGAATCGCGCTGATGAAACAGCATTGCACCAAATCCTGCAAATCTTGTAAAAATTCGGGGCGGAAAAAACGGATTTTGATGATGTAGGCAATGACCAGCAGCAGCCAAAGCACGAAGGCGGCGGCTAACAGCGTTTCCGCAGCCCAATTCGGCAAAAGCCCGATATGCGCGCCGTAACGCCAAGACAAACCAAGCGCGAAAAGCCCCAACGGCATGCTGAAATAGCTGAGGGGGACGGGAAATTTTTTGGTACTCATGACAATGTGTGTGTTAAGGAAAGGCGGTAGTATAGCCGATTCAAATCGGTAAGCGCAGCTTGGGTCGAGACCCGATAAAGACGTTAAATTTGCCTGAGATATTGGGTTTCAGCATGAGCCGTCTTGGGTATGGATATGCTGATATTTGAGTTTATAGATGCGGTTTTCAGATGACCTTGTCAGATTCCGAGGTCGTCTGAAAAAGTATAGTGGATTGACTTTAAAGCAGTACGGCGTTGCCTCGCCTTAGCTCAAAGAGAACGATTCTCTAAGAACGTGTTCATTGTCTCAGCCTCTGCTGTAAACTATCGGCATGAACAGAAAAACCTACCCAAGCGATATCAGTCGCGAGCAATTTGCGCCTCTCCTTCCCCTGCTGGAAAGTGCCCGTAAACGCACAGCGCCACGCCAGGTGGACTTGTACGATGTCTTTTGTGCCATTCTCTACCTGCAACGCACTGGCTGCTCCTGGCGCGCTTTGCCGGGCGACTTCCCCAAATGGCGCACCGTGCATTCCTACTTCCAGAGATGGACCGAACCACGCGAGAGTGGCATCAGCATCCTTGAGGAAGCATTAAAAAAATCAGGTAGTTGCGGAGCGCTGCAAGCAGGGGCGCCATGAAGCAACTACTTTCCTGATTATTGATGCGCAGAGTGTGAAGAACACGGATACCGCCATGGAAAAAGGCTACGATGCGGGCAAGAAGGTTAGCGGTATCAAGCGACATATAGCGGTTGACACGCAAGGTTTGCCGCATGCCCTTGCGGTAACGACGGCGGATGTTACGGATAGAAAAGGCTGCCTGGTGGCATTGGAACGTGGGCGGGATAATCTTGGTGCGATACAAAAAATCCTTGCTGACGGTGGTTACACGGGTAAGGCATTTGCTTCGTCAGTACAGGAGTTGATTGGTGCAGAAGTAGAGATTGCCAAACGAAACGAATTGCACCGTTTTGCAGTATTGCCGAAGCGATGGGTAGTAGAGCGCAGCTTTTCCTGGTTGGAAAAGAACAGGCGGCTTTGGAAAAACTGCGAGCGTAAGTTGAGTACCAGTCTGCAAATGGTAGCTTTGGCTTTCTTGGGAGTCCTGCTACGAAGACTATGAACACGCTCTAAGGTGCTGAAGCACCAAGTGAATCGGTTCCGTACTATCTGTACTGTCTGCGGCTTCGTCGCCTTGTCCTGATTTAAATTTAATCCACTATAAATGTGTTTTCAGACGACCTTTAAAGGCAGCCTGCACTTTTAAACGGCCTTAAGCGCTATCCGCCCTGCCTGGGCGGCGGCGCGGTTTTTTTAGTACGCGCCCCACAGCATCAGCAGGGCGCACAATAAAAACAATATCCACTGGCCGAGTAGGAAATAATTTTTGCCGCGCGCACCGGCCATTTTAAGCTGTATCAGCCACACGGTGCACCACAGGCCCAGATAAACGGCAACAAAACGGGCAGCGGCGGCTTCCATACCGTCGAAAATCCGTGTGAACGCAAGCAGGCAGGCTGTGGCGGCCAGCAACAGCAAATCTACGCTGACCAACTGGAAGACGCACACAGCCTGCATCCAGTTGCGCGTACCCTGTTGCGTGCTGTTTTCTGCATCGGGTTTCAGGCTTAAGGTTTCGCGGGTGCCGACAACAAAGATGGGCAAAAAATGCCACGGCCAACAGCAGGGCGGCGGCGGCAAAGGGAATGTTCATGTTATGCTCCGATTTTGATGGTTTGGCATATTTCTTCTCGATTGCGTTTATGGCGTTTTTCAAACAGGTTTGCGGAAGGTAATGCAGTAAAAGCGGTTGTCCCACAGCAGTCGCGTTTTCTTTTCCTGTACGGTTTCGGGAATGTAGTTTTCGATTTGTGTCAGGTCGAAATCGGTGTCTTGGAAGTAGTTACGCGTGAATAGGCTTTTTTTGTATTGTTGTTGGATGAAGTCGGTGGTTTCGTCTGCGATCATGATTTTGGTGCCGGGCTTGGCAACGCGCAGCATTTCGTTGATGGCTTTTTGCTTGTCGCTGAAAAAATTAATGCCGCCCACATGGAATACGACGTCGAACATATTGTCGGCAAAGGGTAAGTCTTCGGCGTTGCAGTGTACCAAGTCCAAGCCTGCCGCTTTTTTCCGCCATACGTTGCGGCAGCGTGCCAACATGCCGAGCGACAGGTCGGCACCGGTCAAATCCAGCGCGGAGAGGTTGATGTCGGCGGGCAGGTGGTTTAAATCGGTACCAGTGCCGATGGAGACATAGAGCGCGGTGCAGTCCTGCCGCCATTCCAGTTCGCCCATCAGGCTGCGCCGCATTTCGTTGATGCTGTTGCCGTATCTGAAGCGGGCTATCCAGCGTTCGCCGAAATCGTACCAACGGGCGAGGCGGTTGTACATGTTCATGTATTTGGCGTTGTCGCCCGTGACGTTGTCGGAGTCGAGGCACAACAGGATGTCGTCTTGTTCGGGCGGAAGCGGGTTTTGCAGGGCGGGTTTGAGTTTTTGGATGAGCTTGGCGGAAGGCATGGTGCTTCTCCTGTTGAGGGTTGAGCGATGCGTATCTCGAGTCGGGATTCGGCAAAACCGTTAAAGCATTGGATTCATCTATCCGATTTATCCGGCGGGGTCGTCTGAAAGCTTGATTGTGGTGAACAGGTGATTTTCGGGTGGCTGCGCCGTTGCTATGTTGATTGAAATAAAGGCCGTCTGAAATCGTGTTTCAAACGGCCTTTTGACATAGTTTACGACAAGGATGGATTAGAACTTGCTTTTGATGTCGTCAATCAGGTTTTCGGCTTTTTCTTTTGCCTCGTCAACCAGATGTCCTGCTTCTTCTTTGCCTTTTTTCAATACGTCGCTTGCTTTTTCCTCAATGTCGGCGGCAACTTCTTTGACTTTGCCGATGCCTTGTTGGATTACTCCTTCTGCTTGGAGTTTGGAGTCGTTTAACAGTTCTCCGGCTTTTTCTTTTACATTACCGCTGATTTGGTCTAATTTGCCGCTCATGATTCATTTCCTTGATGTTTATATTGATCGAGGACCCACTATAGTCTAATCAACGGCTTATTGCAACTTGAGGGGTCGTCTGAAAATCTGTTTCAACAAAATGAAAACCGTTTTTCAGACGACCTGAATCATTTGCCCTTATCGTTTATTAAACCGTTTTTTTGTAAATAATCCCGCGCTACGTCCGCCGGTTTTTCTCCGCCCACTTTCACGCGGTAGTTCATTTCAGTCATTTCGGCTTCGCTGATTTTGCCTGCCAGTTTGTTCAATGCGTTCACGATGTCGGGATGCTGTTCGGCAAACTCGGTCTTCATCAGCGGCGCGCCTTGGTAGGAAGGGAAAAGGGCGATGTCGTCTGAAAGGACGGCGAGGCGGTATTGTTTGAGGTCGCTGTCGGTGGAATAGGCCTCGACGAGGTCGATTTTGCCGTTTAGGAGGGCGGTGTAGCGCAGGGCGGGTTCGAGCGTCGAGAGGTGGCTAAACTGTATGCCGTGTTGTTGCAGACCTTTGTAGCCGTCGGCGCGGTCGGTAAATTCGAGGGTAAAGCCGGCGCGGATTTGGTTTTGCACGCGTTTGAGGTCGGAGATTTTGTGCAGATTGTGCGCGGCGGCGTAGTCTTGGCTGACGGCGAGGGCGTAGGTGTTTTGGTATGCCATCGGCGGCAGAAAGGTCAGCCGGTGTTGTCGGGCAAGCAGATCTTTGGCGGTTTGGTAGGTCTGTTCGGGCGAAAGGCGGCGGTTTTGCTGTTCGGCAGGGACTTTGACCAGACTTTCGAGGACGGTACCGGTAAATTCGGGATAAATATCAATTTCGCCGCTGTTTAAGGCGTTGAACAGAAATGAAGTTTTGCCGAAGTTGGGTTTGAGCGCCACCTGCGCGCGCGGATTATTTTCTTCAATCAACTGTTTGTACATATTGATGAGGATGTCGGGTTCGCTGCCGAGCTTGCCTGCGATGGTGATTTTTTGTGCGGATGGGTTCGTTTGAAAAATCGGTGCCAAACCGATGGCGATAAGGATGGCAAGCAGGGAGGCGGTAATCGGCATTTTGTGTTTGGACTTTTGCAGTATGCCGATGCCGCCGCTGACCAGTACGGCGAGCAGGGCGGACAGCAGCGCGCCGGTAAACGTCATCGCCATGTTGTTGCGGTCGATGCCGAGCAAAATCAGGTTGCCCAAGCCGCCTGCGCCGATGAGCGCGGCGAGTGTTGCCGTGCCGATAATCAATACGGACGCGGTACGGATGCCGGAAATCATGGCGGGCAGCGCCATCGGTAATTCGATGCGCCACAACGCCTGCCATCGGGACAAGCCGAACGCGGTGTGCGCTTCTTTGATGGCGGGATCGATTTGGCTCAAACCGAGATAGGTGTTTTGAAAAATCGGCAACAGGGCATAGAGCGTCAGCGCGATCAAAACCGGCGGCGAACCGATGCCGACAAAGGGAATCAGCAAGCCGAGCAGCGCGAGGGACGGGATAGTTTGCAGGATATTGGTTACTTGTAAAACACCTTCCGCCCAACGCCGTTTGTCTGCCAGCCATACGGCCAGCGGCACGGCAAGCGCAACGGCGCAAAGCAGGGCAATCAGGGAGAGGCGGAGGTGTTCAAGCGTCGCCTGCCACAGTTCGGCAGGCGGGACAGGAAGGAAATCGGGCATAAGGTGCAAATCAAACAAAAAAGAACTTCACTACAGCAAAAGGTCGTCTGAAACATTTTCAGACGACCTCGGAGGATTATAAGACAGCGTCAAAGCCCCCATCTTCCACCGCCTCAATCAATGCGGCAGGATTGGTTTTCGCAGGGTCGAATTCAATGACCGCATTTTTGTTCTCCAAACTGACTTTGGCTTTGGCAACGCCTTCCGTGTTTTCCAAAATACGGGTAACGCTTTTCACGCAGCCGCCGCAAGTCATGCCGCCGATATTGAGGGTAAGGGTTTCCATAGGATTTCCTTTCTGTAAACGAATCGAGCCTAAAAGCCAATAAAATGTGATGGATTAACAAAAATCAGGACAAGGCAGAGAAGTGCGCCATAGTTCAAGTTCAATCAACTATAACCCCAAATGTAGGGGAAAAGTCAAGCAGGTCGTCTGAAAACCTGCCATCGTTTATCTGCATCATTCGAGCCATCATGCTACCTTTGATTTGTCCCATTGTTCACAAAGAGTAAAATTGATATTGTTATTTATTACAAATGCTGTATTATGTTCGGGTAATTATAACAAATAAAATAATGATATCATAAATTTCTAAATATCTCCTTTATCCGCCATTCAGGCGACCTCATTCCACAGATTTTAGACTTTTCAACACTTCAAGCCATTTTGTATGGCTTGTTCGTTAAATTTTGCACGTTTTAAATTTGGAGAATTGACGTGAATTTTGACTATATTGCCCACGTCCGCAAATCGGACGGGCAGCCTCAATCTTTGCAAACGCATCTAATAGAAACCGCCGAGATCGCCAAATTATTGGCAGCCAAGCTGGATTTGGATCAGGCGGGCGAGTTACTCGGACTCATGCACGATTTCGGTAAATACTCCCAAGATTTCCAAGAATATATCAAAAGCGTAACCGGCATTAATCCCGACGCAGATGATTATGTTTTGCCCAATGGAAAAAAAATTGACCATTCCACCGCCGGCGCGCAATGGGTTTACCGCGAATTGAGAAAATTCGGTGCGGCGCAGGGAATCGGCGAATTGTTCGGGCAAATGCTGGGTTTGTGCATTGCTTCACATCACGGCGAAGGCTTGATTGACTGTTTGGACGATGAGGGCAACGCTGTTTGGAAAAAGCGGTTTGAAAAGGATGATGAATTAACACACTTGGCAGAATGCGAGCAAAATGCCGATGAAGCCGTTCAACAGAAAGCACGTGAATTGGTAGGAGAAAACCTGATTCGCAGCCTGCTCAAAGCAGTGAAACCGATTCTTTCCGACCCAGCAAGCAACGACAAAATCAAAGAGTTTTACCTCGGCTGCCTGACCCGTTTCCTGTTTAGCTGCCTGATTGATGCCGACCGTATCAACAGCTCGGATTTTGAGCGGGAAGCGCAGAAAGAAGTCCGCCGTTTGACCGAAAAACCAGATTGGCAATCGGCAATCGATAAATTGGAAGCCAAATTAGCGGGTTTTGAAAATCGTCCTGTCGAAGAAATCAAACCTATTGACGAAATCCGCCGCAAAATTTCAGACGACTGCTTAAAAAGAGCGGCCGATTCTCAAGGTATTTATACACTGACTGTACCGACCGGCGGTGGTAAAACATTAGCCAGCCTGCGCTATGCCCTCCATCATGCGCAAAAGCATCATCTCGACCGCATCATCTACATCATTCCCTACACTTCTATCATCGACCAAAATGCCCAAGCCGTGCGCGAAATTCTCGGCGAAGATTGGGTGCTCGAACACCATTCTAATTTAGAACCTGAAAAACAAAGCTGGCAGGACAAACTGCTGTCCGAAAACTGGGATAAGCCTATTGTCTTTACCACCATGGTGCAGTTTTTGGACGCATGGTTTGGCGGCGGTACGCGCGGCGCACGCCATATCCACCCGATGACCAATGCGGTGCTGATTTTTGACGAAATTCAAACCCTGCTTGTGAAATGCGTGCATTTGTTTTGCAACGTTTTGAACTGGCTGACGACGTTCGGCAAAAGCACGGCGGTTTTGTGTACAGCGACGCAGCCTTTACTCGGCGAATCGGGCTTGCAGAATTTTCCCGAAGGGAAAAGGGAAAGCATTGCCGCGCGCGGTTTGTTAAAGCAGCCTGCACATGCCGAAATCATGGGAACTGATGAGCAAAGAGAAGAGCTTTATCAAAAGTTATCGCGCGTGGAAATCCGATTCAACGAAAAAGCAGGCGGCTGGAATGTGAAAGAAGCGGGCACGTTTTTGCTGAAACAGTTTCAGACGACCCCAAGCTGCCTGTTTATTGTCAATACCAAAAAATGGGCGCAGGAGCTTTATCAGTATTGCAAGGGGCAGAACGTGCCGCCCGAGACCTTGTTTCATTTAAGCACCAACCAATGCGCGGCTCACCGAAAAGCGATTTTTGACACCATCAAAGGTCGTCTGAAAAACAAAGAGCCTGTTATCTGCATCAGCACCCAGTTGATTGAAGCCGGTGTGGATATTTCCATGGCTTGCGTGATTCGCGCCTTGGGTGGGCTGGACAGCATTGCCCAAGCAGCGGGGCGTTGCAACCGGCATGGAGAGAAGGAAGGCAAGGGGCAGGTTTGGGTGTTGAATTTACAGGAACAGGATTTTACCCGGATATTGCCCGATATTCAGGCAGGCAAAAACCATGCCGAACGTGTGTTTCGCGATTTTGCCGGACAGGATATTTTGCAGCCAGAAGCGATAAAGCGTTATTTTGAATACTATTTTTACCAGCGCAGCGATGAAATGTCGTATTCCGTCAAAAGCAGCGCAACGGGTTCACTGCTGGATTGGCTGAGCGATAATAAAAACAATCCTGGCGGTAATATAAATATAAATAACCGCAGAACTGGAAAAATCCAACTGCTGATGCAATCCTTCAAAAGCGCAGGGCGCGCTTTCCAAGCCATAGACGCGCCGACACGCGCCTTGATTGTGCCGTATGGCGAAGGTACGGAACTCATTGCCAAACTCTGCGGCGAATGGAATCCCCAAGAAATGCACCGCACTTTGCAAAAAGCCCAGCGTTACAGCGTGAACGTCTTCCCCAACGTTTGGGATAAATTGCAAAAAGAAAATGCCTTACACGAAACCATTGAAGGTTCTGGCATTTATTATTTGGATGAACGCTATTACAACAATGAATTCGGCCTGTCTTTAGACGAAACAAGCGAAATGACTTTTTACGACTTATAGGAGCAATATGGACAGCAAAATCAGTTTCCGCGTATGGGGGCGGCAAGCCTTGTTTACCGACCCCGTTACCAAAATTGGTGGCGAAAAATTCAGCTACCAAGTGCCGACATACGAAGCCATTAAAGGCATTGTCAAAAGCATTTACTGGAAACCCACCTTGATTTGGCATATCGACCGCATTCGTGTAATGAAACCCATCCGCACCCAAAGCAAATCCACTAAGCCGCTGGATTGGAACGGCGGCAACACCTTAGCGATTTACACCTTTTTGCAGGACGTGGAATAC
Above is a window of Neisseria mucosa DNA encoding:
- a CDS encoding dicarboxylate transporter/tellurite-resistance protein TehA, giving the protein MSTKKFPVPLSYFSMPLGLFALGLSWRYGAHIGLLPNWAAETLLAAAFVLWLLLVIAYIIKIRFFRPEFLQDLQDLVQCCFISAIPITTMLAGLAALPYQTLLAKGLILLGTAGQLAFAMYRAGGLWRGVHTLDATTPIVYLPTVATNFVSATAMAVLGWSDYAWLFLGAGLFSWLSLEAAILSRLRTGTPVNAPVRGIVGIQLAPAFVGCGAYFAASGGHIDTFSLLLIGYGCLQFLLLLRLLPWMLEQGFSPSFWGFSFGLAAMTGCGFHLIAEQRLLFLGYFLAATGSGLVMLLLLATLNLARQGRLWVK
- a CDS encoding IS5/IS1182 family transposase (programmed frameshift), with protein sequence MNRKTYPSDISREQFAPLLPLLESARKRTAPRQVDLYDVFCAILYLQRTGCSWRALPGDFPKWRTVHSYFQRWTEPRESGISILEEALKKNQVVAERCKQGRHEATTFLIIDAQSVKNTDTAMEKGYDAGKKVSGIKRHIAVDTQGLPHALAVTTADVTDRKGCLVALERGRDNLGAIQKILADGGYTGKAFASSVQELIGAEVEIAKRNELHRFAVLPKRWVVERSFSWLEKNRRLWKNCERKLSTSLQMVALAFLGVLLRRL
- a CDS encoding SAM-dependent methyltransferase — protein: MPSAKLIQKLKPALQNPLPPEQDDILLCLDSDNVTGDNAKYMNMYNRLARWYDFGERWIARFRYGNSINEMRRSLMGELEWRQDCTALYVSIGTGTDLNHLPADINLSALDLTGADLSLGMLARCRNVWRKKAAGLDLVHCNAEDLPFADNMFDVVFHVGGINFFSDKQKAINEMLRVAKPGTKIMIADETTDFIQQQYKKSLFTRNYFQDTDFDLTQIENYIPETVQEKKTRLLWDNRFYCITFRKPV
- a CDS encoding CsbD family protein, producing MSGKLDQISGNVKEKAGELLNDSKLQAEGVIQQGIGKVKEVAADIEEKASDVLKKGKEEAGHLVDEAKEKAENLIDDIKSKF
- a CDS encoding glycine/betaine ABC transporter permease, with translation MPDFLPVPPAELWQATLEHLRLSLIALLCAVALAVPLAVWLADKRRWAEGVLQVTNILQTIPSLALLGLLIPFVGIGSPPVLIALTLYALLPIFQNTYLGLSQIDPAIKEAHTAFGLSRWQALWRIELPMALPAMISGIRTASVLIIGTATLAALIGAGGLGNLILLGIDRNNMAMTFTGALLSALLAVLVSGGIGILQKSKHKMPITASLLAILIAIGLAPIFQTNPSAQKITIAGKLGSEPDILINMYKQLIEENNPRAQVALKPNFGKTSFLFNALNSGEIDIYPEFTGTVLESLVKVPAEQQNRRLSPEQTYQTAKDLLARQHRLTFLPPMAYQNTYALAVSQDYAAAHNLHKISDLKRVQNQIRAGFTLEFTDRADGYKGLQQHGIQFSHLSTLEPALRYTALLNGKIDLVEAYSTDSDLKQYRLAVLSDDIALFPSYQGAPLMKTEFAEQHPDIVNALNKLAGKISEAEMTEMNYRVKVGGEKPADVARDYLQKNGLINDKGK
- a CDS encoding copper chaperone, with translation METLTLNIGGMTCGGCVKSVTRILENTEGVAKAKVSLENKNAVIEFDPAKTNPAALIEAVEDGGFDAVL
- a CDS encoding CRISPR-associated helicase/endonuclease Cas3 translates to MNFDYIAHVRKSDGQPQSLQTHLIETAEIAKLLAAKLDLDQAGELLGLMHDFGKYSQDFQEYIKSVTGINPDADDYVLPNGKKIDHSTAGAQWVYRELRKFGAAQGIGELFGQMLGLCIASHHGEGLIDCLDDEGNAVWKKRFEKDDELTHLAECEQNADEAVQQKARELVGENLIRSLLKAVKPILSDPASNDKIKEFYLGCLTRFLFSCLIDADRINSSDFEREAQKEVRRLTEKPDWQSAIDKLEAKLAGFENRPVEEIKPIDEIRRKISDDCLKRAADSQGIYTLTVPTGGGKTLASLRYALHHAQKHHLDRIIYIIPYTSIIDQNAQAVREILGEDWVLEHHSNLEPEKQSWQDKLLSENWDKPIVFTTMVQFLDAWFGGGTRGARHIHPMTNAVLIFDEIQTLLVKCVHLFCNVLNWLTTFGKSTAVLCTATQPLLGESGLQNFPEGKRESIAARGLLKQPAHAEIMGTDEQREELYQKLSRVEIRFNEKAGGWNVKEAGTFLLKQFQTTPSCLFIVNTKKWAQELYQYCKGQNVPPETLFHLSTNQCAAHRKAIFDTIKGRLKNKEPVICISTQLIEAGVDISMACVIRALGGLDSIAQAAGRCNRHGEKEGKGQVWVLNLQEQDFTRILPDIQAGKNHAERVFRDFAGQDILQPEAIKRYFEYYFYQRSDEMSYSVKSSATGSLLDWLSDNKNNPGGNININNRRTGKIQLLMQSFKSAGRAFQAIDAPTRALIVPYGEGTELIAKLCGEWNPQEMHRTLQKAQRYSVNVFPNVWDKLQKENALHETIEGSGIYYLDERYYNNEFGLSLDETSEMTFYDL